The Myxocyprinus asiaticus isolate MX2 ecotype Aquarium Trade chromosome 19, UBuf_Myxa_2, whole genome shotgun sequence nucleotide sequence AGGTCAGCAAGATCATCAACAAAATCAAATAATTGGCTAATGTCATATGTGATAGAGGGACTGTTGGGATTCATCCTCTTCAGGTGCTCTTCATACATCTTGCACACTCCTATTATTAGAGGAGGAGGAAAGCGTTAAATGTATATTAAACCATACGAATTGTCCATAGCAGTCAATTACACCCAAACTAAAAAGGAAAAACCTACCTTCCATGCATTCATTGACAGACTCATAGTCTGCATATGTTCTGCCCTCTGGTCTCTTGGTGGGCTGCACTAGCAGAATCGTGTGAGACTGAAcaccatggagaaaaaaaaacaagtatgaATGAATAGCAGACACATTTTGATATATGTACACAGTTCATATATAAAACACTGAATTAGATTGGTGACTTTGTTCATTTCCTTGTACGAAAAGGTCAAATTTCCACTGAGGCACACAAGATGCTATTGGGAATATTCTCAAATCAAGTCGGGATAACATCAGGTTTCGCACACTTTTGATAAAATGTGAATtgaaatttttttacatatttccaCTCAAGTTGTCATACTGATAATGgaattttaataaaagtgtattaaaattagaaaaataaaagcatttccaaGTGGTCTCAGAATTCTAGACACCACTGTATACAGAATATCGAATCGATGACAACTTAATCAAATATATTCAAAACAGCTGACATGTTATATGAACTAAAACTCGAACATAATATGTGCTCAAATGTTCATACGGAATTTCAAGACCCTAAAAACACCAGCGGTTGTACTCCAACCCTCCCCCAACAACAAAACAATCCAGAGGCTTCTTATCCTGGCTGAAACCATCACTGACGACATGAAATTGACATGAAGTTTATCACACTCAAAACAAAATCCTTAATcttgcagcaaaaaaaaatatctagaaaTATTCTACCTCGAAATGCAAACATCAGAACTCCTATATTTTTGTACATTCGTCGGTATCTTGCTACGCTGCTGCTAGCACGTTTCCTTAATACATTTGTTGAACGAGTCAGTGCAGCCAATGAAACACGTCTTTCTTACCAGACAAACGTCAATAACACATACAGTAATATAAACACAGCACTGAAATACTTACCATGTCTGTTTCTGAGATCTAAACGTCTCGACAAATGCTGTGCCAACCGTTGACGGCTAGTCAATGGTAGCTGCTGAGAGCATAAATGTGCGGCAAACAATCATTTCCGGTAATTGCGTCGACACGTTGtctcttcaaaataaaagtcagttACAATTACATAGAATCAAAGTCTCTGATAGAAGGCAATTTTACTTTGAATACAAATTTGGTAAAAGGGTCATTCCCGGTGACATTTAACCTTTGGAACTTGAAAAATTAAGCATACTATACTTTTATTCATATCTTTATATTTCATCTTTTAAAAGACATGTTTAAACGATTAAAGTCATACAGCTTAAACTAAATTACTAAAAATGTACATGGTTACTTGGGCAAGGTCAGGGTGAAAAATAAaggggtggacattcagtggaaaAGTAGTCACTTCATGGTCTGTGAATTATATCTAGAAAACATAATTGTAAATTTATTTTgactattttatttctgttaacataaatacattGAAATCTGAAATTTACATTAACTGATGTAATTTCATACTATATATCATCAGCTGAAGGTTACAGTATCATGACAACAGGAtggacaataaatcaagggacagaAAAAAATTCACCACTATCAATGTTGACAGAATGACaagttagtgagagaatgtaatacCAAACAGTTAAATGTATGTAGGGGGAAAAAACAGAAATCTAATTATTAggtcctttctttttttttttttttttttttttttttttcaaaagatgaTTGATGTGCAGATCTGAGGAAATGACACTAGtgaaattatttcaattatttaaaaatggacTTTTAGGCTCACAGCAGTGTGCAACattataaatagtttttattattattaccaagACTATTTTAGTTGTAATCcggtgaaattaaacattataaataccataacttgtactggggacttacaaaattaaaaatgtacaaattgtaAGAATGATCCAAAAGTCATTACAACATTATGAGGGTTTTGCATTGCATGGGAAATATCACAAACAATGAAGATTTGCATAGAAGATATTTATTCTTGTAAATCCTCATAAGTGCACTGTGAGTGCCCAAAAAGTGGAATCAACTTCAGTGTTCATGGTTTGTGTTCTCACTTTAATGGCAATAGCAAGAATATAAAGTTGAAAGAACATTGACAACATAGGAATTGAAAAGCATATGAGTGAATGAAAGTATATATAActttctaatatttttttttagctttattcTAAACAtcaacaaatgtttattttcatgaaatcattaaaatgtacatgctgtTCTGATGCTGTTAGGTTTGACTAGTAAATGTATTTCTCTGAACTGAccattgaagtttaaaggtgtactcagtaatttttttcttctcattaACAAGTCTTATAAATAAAGAAATGCATAGtagtttttataaatatgtttaaaatcatgtacacttaaatgagatgaagactccatattTATTCTATATGGAGTCGGTCACCTCGTGGGGGcaacattaacattaatattatattaacattatataacCAGCCAAGTACTACTCATTTAATCTTTGAAACCccccttgttattggacactttttctcacagaataaattaatcatggctgactgtaaatagaGCATTTCTGCTATGGTAtctatctgtaactgaaaacttttgacGGTTTTAATGGCCAGCACAACATTAAAAATTACTGAGTGgacctttaaataaataattgttgtatattgaatacatttttgtgtgtttataatTGGGATTACAGTAACCCTTCATTTTTCCCACTCATGCACGTGCACGTGATCTCAGTCTGTACCCTCTGATGCCATTGACCACTCTCCTGGATGTCGGCTCCCTTGGGGCAATGCCTCTGGCAGCACCCTGACATGTCTGCTCACATTCTTGCTTGGATACAAAGTTATTGCCATTGCCTTGGCAACCACCATACCAGAACTGTGAGCAGGAGCCAGAGGAAGAATCAAAGTAGAAACGAGATGTCCATTCATAGCAGGACCCAACATCCTGTGTCAAAGAGCATGCACTAGCAGAGGGTTGACGAACTGGGCTATAATcctgaaaacaaaagaaaaccaaaAGAGGTCAAGTGTTGGAGAGAGTCTTCATataatttttcagattaacatttttattggttgctcctcaagcatgacacataacaaaacaaaacattaatgaacagagtcaaccattatcccccttaaaccccattatttcccttccccccttccaatccccaaccccaccccgacccccaacaaacattcctgtggccAAGCCCGAGTACACAggcagattaaaaataaataaataaatacatacatacatacataacaaaaaaaaaaaaaaaaaagaaagaaaaaataataataataaacacacacatttaaaactataagtccCTCTCCAATGACCCTCCCCGAGAGcactccaaaaatgccaaatagctgccccacttttTTCAAACAACTTCCGGTTGCATAGCTTTCTATACGccacctcctcaaatgccgccaccctgcccatctctgtgcaccactcctgaaatgagggtgctccagccgataTCCATCCCCACcggtctgctgatcataacactggctaggacccaattttttatgtacttatgccCTATATTAATGatcgccccatcgcctaaaatacagagtctggggcaaaatgaaatttgagtgcccagtgtCACACATaaacctctgaaccctcaaccaaaattcttggatcttaacacacctccAAAAAAcgtgggttgtgtccccatcttctgattagcatcgccagcaggtgggtgtgcctttcAGACCAAGcccatacaatctagagggggtccaatagaatctatgtaaaatcttaaattgcataaggtgcacccttgcatctctagatgaagacttgatgttttttagaatcctagcccacactccctcctccaatatcaagtttaaatttttctcccataatctcttgacagaagttaaagctccatcccccagacactaaattagcagggagtaatacactgatgcctcatgaccttttccaaaagcagtaatcaccactcccagagtatctgcaactttaggggggtgtatgctactcccaaaaaatagtacagagcaggtggcacagctgtaaatacctgaagaactgagacctgggaatcccaaaatgttgaaccatattttcaaagcatctcaacactccactctcatataagtcactgagcatattaacctctctcacaatccactctgtccagcagaaaggggacttaatacataattttgggttcagccacatgctcgaggcaacatttaaataaatgtatgaataaaacactctggacacttttgtccataccgagtgcaaatgcgagataacggggtgcaacttaacttctctggttggtttgatagaaaggctttgtaatggcgaaataagggcaagaaattcctgttctatacaaaaccagggaggggctctctcaggtgggagcgaccaatgagccaaatgtcagagaccgaatgcataataataaaacaaaatcttgggtaggcctagcccacctttgtcaatcagcctatgtaatttactgaaatgtaatctgggacgtttaccattccaaatgaaggacccctctatgctatcaaattgcttgaaataagatagggggacatctatagggagagactgtagcaggtagttgaattttggaatacaattcattttaataacattaacctttccaatcatagataaatttaatgaagcccacctgcccacatcgctcaaaaaactttttattaaagggtcaaaatgaactctaactaaatcacacaaatttgctgggaataaaatacccaaatacttaatgccctgtttgggccactggaaagcacccggctgtatagccgttaccgggcagtacactgtcagagccaaagcttcggatttagaccaattaactcagtatcctgagaacttagaaaaggaatgaataattatgtggaggcaaggcatagatctagtagggtcgaagacgaataataaaatatcatctgcgtaaagcaaaagcttatgcgccacacctcctgccaccacccctggaaaatcatcctcctttcttatcacagctgctaatggttccagggcaagacagaacaataatggggaaagagggcaaccctgccgggtgccacaatgcagagtaaaataatctgaaattaatcgatttgtttgtactgccgctaccgggtgtctataaagtaacttaatccatccaataaaagtattcccgaatccgtacatttccaaaatcttaaaaagataatcccattctaccatatcaaatgccttttcagcatcaagtgagatggccgcgactggagtctgatcgttcgccactgcccacatgacgcctaatgttatcagaagagttacgggcCCAGATAAACCCtgcctgatctatatgtataagagatgtcataactttacttagtcgggtagccaaaatttttgacaatatttttatgtctagctggatcagggaaattggatggtaactcttacactcccttggatctttgtcctttttaagaatcagactgatccaggcttgcatcatggttggcggaagctttccattctttaatgattctgtataatctttgagaaaaagtggagccagtgggggcctgggtagctcagcgagtattgacgctgactaccacccctggagttgtgaatTTGaatctgctgagtgactccagccatgtctcctaagcaaccaaattggctcggttgctagggagggtagagtcacatggggtaatctcctcgtggtcgcgattagtggttctcgctctcaatggggcacatggtaagttgtgcgtggatcgtggagagtagcatgagcttccacatgcagagtctccatggtttcatgcacaatgagccatgtgataagacacacggattgatggtctcagaagcgacagcaactgagacttgtcctccgccacttggattgaggtgagtaactgcgccatcacgaggacctactaagtagtgggaattgggcattccaaattggaagaaaaggggatacaattttatttttttaaaaagtggaaccagttctgtagcataagatctaaaaaaattcagcagcaaagccatctggtcccGGGGCcgtgcctgtaggcaaggccttaattacctcaccaagctccaagtttatctcagaatcaagataattttttgctcagtcatcagtttaggaagttctaatggttccaccacaagtttctaatatcctcatcagtagactaTAGAACTATAGAGATTAAAAtcaagcattattaatatcaatggctgaggtaaatatttcaccaccagcagaatcagaatcagctttattgccaggtatgcttacacatacaaggaacttgtcttggtgacaggagcttccagtgcacaacaatgcAATACAGTAAcaagacagagaaaaaaataagaaaaaaaagaaaaagaaatataaatagaataaaaaataaaaattgagaattcactgagggaatggtagaaaaagactctctagccagaagttttcctgccttgtcccttgactcaaagtataactgtcttgtcctgaatagccaaaactccaccttccgtgacaaaatagtcttatatctgtatttcaaccgggttaattctctgaggccattagatgacattcggtgcttcagctctgtctctgcacttttaatattcccttccaattccacgagttcttgtgctttggatttttcggtgaatgcggcatactgtatgatccagcccctaagagcCACCCTATGTGCCTCCCAGGCCACTCCCACAGAgggtactgaggaccagttggtctccaaatAGACATTGacttcagcctttaacatttgttggaattcaggattttgtaaaaagggaaacattaaagtgccaactatatgatttccttttctccatatgtggcaacacctctaaacacaccagggcatgatctgaggctatgtttccaattgagcaatcagcaactgatgaaatgagggacttagatatatatatatatatatatatatatatatatatatatatatatatatatatataaaaatctattctagagtaaatcttatggactgatgaaaaaaatttatagtccctctcagatgggttcaaaagtctccaaatatctgtaagtccaaggtttttacacatcctgtgaagcgtcaatgttgctctagggggcttgcacacttttgcttcactatggtcaagaactgagtccatcaaaaaattaaagtctcctcaaaatagatgtttacttatcagtgtaatgactcccctgctcttacttgagcctgcactaaagaaaatatgtccaccccatatcttcccaaattgttcaaCTTCCTGCGGGTAAAGAtgcattttttgaagaaacactatatcatatttcttatgcttaagaagaaaaataaccttccttctttttatggggtgccccaacccattcacattccacatggagagagacaatccactcatattaacatctgacattttaacatataagaaaaaatagattgtgtgtcaaaaacaagattataacatcttgtgcaacaatcaaaccccgaacttcccaaaaaaaaaaaaaaaaaaaaaacagaaaaaagaaaaacgtgcgcatcaCCTACTGGCGTCtgaccctctaaactcaaacagtacatgcacgcctacgagaacccccgtgacaactttgccatcggattacttaagtccggtgtttctatacaaattttgtgagacagaattacacggcAAAAGAAAATTTTTCAGTTAtaagcattttcatgcttataaccgatatgccagtggttttaatttggtcaataattggccgattaATATCGGCAGCAGATACATCTGTGCAATCCTAATGATATACAAAGCATAGAAGGAAGTTGTTTTACCCTATAGATGAAATCAGGACATCCTGCTCTTCCAGAACCATGGGCAGCTGTTACCCCATCCAGACAGCAGCCAAATCTATCACACGCCATAAATAATGAGAAGAACATGCAAGAAGTGTTCAAATACATCCAAGTGTTTTACAGATGTGGGATAAAACTAGTGCAACATgactcatcaatatttttggtctgttttcccagaagagactatacattttaaatgtgtatatctgctaaaagtgattttttttcctccaaatttttaatgtatataaatgggggggggggggggggttgtctcaTGCAAATCCGTTTACCTTAATCCATTCCAGGACTTCGTGAACCAGTGAACTTGTGAAactacaattttgatttcataggaTATTAAAAAAGGGTGAATGGTGATAGTTGATTATTAGGAAGATTTGGGTTATGTAGATGGGATGAaaagtgagtaaattacagaTGAAGTAGGATGTGAATTCAACTATCTGTGTGACTATATGGATTGATGATTTGACTGCATGTCTGTACCTGGTCCTATGACAATCTTCCTGAGCACAGCCTTCTCCTCGAGGGCCAGAGGCTGCAGTATGGCCATCAGGGCAGCAGCCATAATATGACTGGGCACAATGTGGGCCAGACACAGAAGGGTATGGATCGCTTGGTCTATGAACTATCCATGGACCAAATGTAGAACAAAATCAagcacatataaaaaataaaaaaaataaacacataaggACTGCATACAGGAATAAAAAGTAATCTTCAACCAGAAACATTTTAACCTGTGTGTGCATCATGGGTATGAGGCACAAATCCACGCAAGGAGCTCTCGTAACCACTGGGGTCCTGCACGCTGGGCACCACTAAACCAAAGCAGCACAAGTACAGCatgagaagaagaaagaaagacatacaggtttggaataatatgagggtgagtaaatgataacagcatTTAAAGCCATGATGAAACTCACTCTGTGTGTTGGGGCAGGGCTGTGTGTTGCAGTTCTCCACAGCTTGAGGTCTGCTAAGTGAAGCACATCTTTCATCACCATATTGATTGTGATCCAAATCCATGCACACCACCTTGCGCTCCCGAGTGCCAGTTCCACAGCTACGGGTACACTGAAAGACAAAAGGGAAAAGGATGACATGGCAGAGAGAAATATGCTTAATGCTGATCTTACTGTTTATGTCCTTCGCCTCCTTCCTTCACTCACCAGGCTAAAGTCTCCAGTGTAGTATCTAAAGACTTGGTGGCAAGCTGGTTTCTGACACGATCTGACATCATGTGGGTGTGAGAGACCACTACAGTGGTGCTCAGGGACACGCTCCCCTCTGCCCCCGACACAGAACACCTCTCGTGTCTGATGTCCTTCACCACATGTCACTGAACACTGGAAGATACAAAAAATTATGCTAAAATCAAAATGGTAGTTTTGTGGCTTTTGGTCAATGTGTGTTTGCTTTGAAGACATTTCTACGTTAATGTGTTCCTAAATGATAACAAAACTCAGTTTTAACACAATGTGCATTTAAACATCCTAGAAAATGTTTCCAACAAAACGgatccaaaaatattgatgattcgCTCTGAACCACATATATTTCTGTCAAATCAAATGCTCTataaaatgagaatgtccctctgCCTAATACCACCTGTAACTGACGAGCAAATACAAAAATCATGGTCATGTCTTTGatgtggtttattccatgtcttctgaagcgatacaatcaattttgggtgagaaacagaccaaaatggaaCTCCTTTCAATGAAAATCTTTACATCTTGTatagtttctcacccaaaatcacttcagaagacatggattaaaccactagagttgtatggattacctttatgctacctttatttccattttggagcttgaaagttttggacccatttaacttgcatagtatggacaaacagacatcatataaaatgaaaattctctcatcatttactcaccctcatgccatccaagatgttcatgactttgttctgctgaacacaaacgaagatttttaaaagaatacctcagctctgtagctccatgcaagtgaatgttgatcaggcctttgaagctccaaaaaggagataaagtcagaataaaagtaatccatccaagACTCCAGCTATGAAACAGCAACTGCTGCAATAAAATATTCCCCTGGGTATATGTGCATGTGTAAGTGTGAATGTGCTAATTACATACATCGCCAAAGGGACCGACACTGTACTCGGCACAGGGATACTGGTTACAGGCCAGCTGAGAAGTTGGTCTCCTGAGGCCTAGTGCCATGCAGAGGGATTCGTCTACTACAACTGATGTTCTCTCATTAATACAGAGCACAGTACGGCTCTGTATGCCTCCACCACAGTGAACTGAACACTCTGAATAGGAGTCAAATGTGTACCTATAAACACACAGtcacaaacacataaaacacatttaccaaGCTATCTAAAATCGGGACATATGATAGGCttctattatttatatataaagctaattattacTATAGACTAGGCCTATAACCAacaacctaaccctacccctaaaagaaaactaagcattttgaagaatgttcaaatgAAAACAAGTTCACATTTAATACAAGGTGTTTACGTGAAGGTGTCCATTAAATGGTCAGAGGCCCCAGGACCATGTCTGGTGGTGATGGGAAAAGAGGGAACTTTAACTTCCACAATCTCGCCATGGCTCACCGCCTTTCAGCAAAGATAAGGGTGTTAGAatgaagtgtttgtgtgtgtggttttgtgtTAAAGTTAATTTACACATACTCTGCAGACACCCTCCACACAGACATCTCTACGGCCCACATAGCATGGGGTACCATCCACCACAGTGGGTCGGTGATGGTAGTAGAAGCTCTCTCCTCTAGGCACGCATACAAGCTCACATGGGTTTGAAGCTGGACAAAAACACAATCAAACCATGTGAATACAGTGCCTCAGTTTAGTACACCAGTCCACTGAACTGcctgaggaatgtttttgaccaTAAAAAGAGATGAGATTATCCAAAATGTTCTTACATAACCTTACATTACATCTAATTATATGCTATACTCTATATATCAAAGTCTTGCACTCATTGTAATTTAACGATTTAAAGCTCCAATTAAAGTAATCCTGATATCATAGTGAATAAAATCTCTTAGCATTGGCAGTAATTTCAGCTACctatcttaaagggacagttcacccaaaaatgaaaattcataatgtactaaccctcatgccatcacagatgtgtatgactttctttcttctgctgaacacaaacaaagatttttagaagaatatctcagctctgtaggtccatacaatgcaagtgaatggtgaacagaactccaaaaaggagataaagtcagaataaaagtaaacCAAAAgactggttaaatcaatgtcttctaaagcgatccagttggttttttggtgagaacagtccaaaatgtaacaccttttttctctttacatcttgtcattgtagtctctaggcacgatcatgatttcaagctcagttacacttcctagcacttgacgcatgcgcagagcgctagatggcactataggaagtgtaatcgagcttgaaatcatgattgccaaggagaatgctgtcaattttacagtgaaatgggagttatattttgttctgttctcacccaaaaccgctcagaatcgcttcagaagacactgagaCTACTGGactcttatagattacttttttgctaactttatctcctttttggagcttttggagttctggtcacaattcacttgcattgtttggaccttaagagctgagatattcttctaaaaatcttttgtgttcagcagaagaaagaaagtcatacacatcagggatggcatgagggtaaatgagtaaattatgagagaactttaatttttgagtgaactaaccctttagaaTTATCCTATCAACTTTCAAAACAACTGGCTTATTCAGTATAATTtatcaaataacattttattaagtacatttttaccTCCATAGTATGGCTGCCAGGTGTAACGTTTTCCCTGGAATTCTATGCGGTCAAACTGAGAACACTGTTCTTCACGGAAATCTCTAGATCCAGCAGGACATTCCTTTACGGAGCACAAAAGTTACAAGACCACAATACACTTTTATTAAAACATAGCGTGTAATTGATTATCTGGACGCACATTGTCTATATACGTGCATTTGTGTGTGGGTTAGATTTGTACAACATTGTGGTGATCAAATGTTCTAACAAGGATCACATCTGAAAATAGCTAcattagggctgaacgatttgaaCAAAAAATCGAATTGcgattatttttgaaaatattgcaattgtgatttgaactgcgatatgatttttaacataaaaaaagtgaaaaaccCTAGAAAGTGTTTCCTTTAGACCAAAATTAAATTAAGTCATGGACAAACATGCTCTATTGCCAATGGAACTTAATattaagttaaaaaaatatgttatggaaatattataattaatattattataaaacagtaccatattattataaaacatgGTGGTCCGGTCAAACCAAGATATTATTTTGGCGGAACACTGAAGAAAGACATTTCTGTAGTTGACTATGCCTTTTAAtgcagagaaatgctctcatccactcttctgtccacaaaaacccagtGTTATGAGGTTCCAttagatttggatagtaacttttagcagccaagcatatttggaattacaaaAAAGTGAAGTAAGTGAATctaaattgctgtaaatttaacaCACTCACTCATTAGCCTCACACACGCTTTGTGTATGTGTAacactacagagaacagagctgtGTCCATTTCGTAAGCCAAAGTAAGCacgtgcagactatttatttatttaattaagttgcAGCCTTTTTTATTTGATAATCGCACTACGTCATATCGCAATTTCGATTTATTGTTCAGCCCTtagctacattgtggggaccagccaacactgaaaaaagaaatagcctgaaattgttacctcaaggatgtATTTCTAATTGTTAATTTCTAAATTTtctaattttatttaatctaatttGCCAGGTATGTTTTGTGAGattaaatagcattttttagTTGAATAAAAACAGTCAAtttacaatgcacgtgaatggtgggcagaaccttgaaggtccaaaaagcatataaaggcagcataaaagtaatccataagactccagtggttaaatccatgtcttcagaagcattatgataggtgttggtgagaaacagatcactatttaagtccttttttctataaatcttaactttcactttcacattctttttcttttgtttttggcatttcacattttgcatattgccacctattgagcatggaggagaatttataggaaaaaaggtcttaaatcttgatctgtttatcacccacactcatcatatcgcttctgaagatatgtatttaactactggattacatttatgctgcctttatatggtttttggacattcaaagttctggccaccattcaattgcattgtatggacttacagagctgagatattcttttaaaatcttcatttgtgttcagcaaaacaa carries:
- the LOC127410363 gene encoding enhancer of rudimentary homolog, yielding MSHTILLVQPTKRPEGRTYADYESVNECMEGVCKMYEEHLKRMNPNSPSITYDISQLFDFVDDLADLSCLVYRADTQTYQPYNKDWIKEKIYVLLRRQAQQAGK
- the LOC127410355 gene encoding papilin-like, with product MVLPSLLGILCLISTGFCVRQPTGDIWGEYGPYGACSRTCGTGVAVRTRVCNTMRTDGGHNCVGPSKSYKLCNTQECPAGSRDFREEQCSQFDRIEFQGKRYTWQPYYGASNPCELVCVPRGESFYYHHRPTVVDGTPCYVGRRDVCVEGVCRAVSHGEIVEVKVPSFPITTRHGPGASDHLMDTFTYTFDSYSECSVHCGGGIQSRTVLCINERTSVVVDESLCMALGLRRPTSQLACNQYPCAEYSVGPFGDCSVTCGEGHQTREVFCVGGRGERVPEHHCSGLSHPHDVRSCQKPACHQVFRYYTGDFSLCTRSCGTGTRERKVVCMDLDHNQYGDERCASLSRPQAVENCNTQPCPNTQMVPSVQDPSGYESSLRGFVPHTHDAHTVHRPSDPYPSVSGPHCAQSYYGCCPDGHTAASGPRGEGCAQEDCHRTRFGCCLDGVTAAHGSGRAGCPDFIYRDYSPVRQPSASACSLTQDVGSCYEWTSRFYFDSSSGSCSQFWYGGCQGNGNNFVSKQECEQTCQGAARGIAPREPTSRRVVNGIRGYRLRSRARA